A stretch of Paenibacillus peoriae DNA encodes these proteins:
- a CDS encoding 3-hydroxyacyl-ACP dehydratase FabZ family protein codes for MHIPDVLPHRYPFLLLDGVTGYETSQWAKGYKLVTWSEWFITDSNPYMPPMLIVESLAQLAAFVAVDKKGISYLTNLNGIRFHSLAKPGDRIDLYFEVIKRRRGYILGSGRASVGDRLVVEAEEIVSLDQ; via the coding sequence ATCCATATCCCGGATGTGCTTCCTCACCGGTACCCTTTTCTTCTGTTGGATGGCGTGACCGGGTACGAAACGTCGCAATGGGCGAAGGGATACAAGCTTGTCACCTGGAGTGAGTGGTTCATTACAGACAGTAATCCATACATGCCTCCTATGTTGATTGTGGAGTCGCTTGCACAATTGGCGGCATTCGTGGCGGTTGATAAAAAAGGGATTTCATACCTGACCAATCTCAATGGGATTCGGTTCCATAGCTTGGCGAAGCCTGGGGACCGAATTGATCTCTACTTTGAAGTGATCAAGCGTCGACGGGGCTATATTCTGGGAAGCGGTCGTGCTTCCGTAGGGGATCGATTGGTAGTTGAGGCGGAAGAAATTGTTTCACTGGATCAATGA